The nucleotide window TTTATGTATAAGTCTAATAGATTGTCTATCGGATAGACGTAAATGTTCACTCGGGGAGTTGAAGGATGCTAAACACTTGTTTCATAGTTAGATTTGTACAAAAATTGAGATTGAATGAGTTTTTTTGATATGATTCTTTCGACGCCTATCGTAAGTAGCTTTCTATAGTGATTTAATCGAGGAGAATATTGTTAGAATTTTAATGATcatacatgtataattaaatatgttaagtcattattttgattagtcaaaattaaaatgatctaattaaagtaaagttatttgacGAAGGaatataattattatgaaaattaattgtgttgATACCATAagtcatatttctaacttaatgatgagataagttaggaatataaaACTTTGaggcataattgtagattcatcaatcatgaatataattataattatagatTCATTAGTTATGAATATAAATAGGGTTGTGGTCCTCGGTGTAGTATCTAATGAAGTTTCTTTTCGCCCATCAaaagagaaatctaaagttcttaaggatAGGAAGGTCAAATAATCgattaattcagaaaatactttaaTGAATTCATTGTTaatatatttcataattattgtaggattttatgtatattattgtggatttaataagttttatggaagcattctaaaatattattttggatctataaagcaTGTTTGAAccaaaatttgattttgattctataaaacaattgtttgatcAAATATGTTAAAATTCtaacgaatgaaatgtttcatATCTTATCGTTCTTAGGGTATTCACCGAACATTTTTCGGATTATTATTATGGATTGATGTCCATGTAGTTTGATTATTGACACGCTCCGATAAGATTAACAGCTACAGTATAAGGAAATACTTCGATGCAGATGGTGGTTTAGTGATCTCTGCTAATTGCCTAACTCAATTCCCCCAAATGTGTGAACAGTGGAGCTTCTTAAGCCTTCGATTCGAATTAGGTTTGCACTCAGCCAATCATAACCCAAACGAGTGTTACAGTGACACGAAGAGCGCAAGCTTAAACTGTGTTCTGACACGCAAAATCTTATCTACCTACTGCGGAGAAAGTGACACCACGCTCGTCTGGAAGAAAGAAAAGGTTGGATGAGGTCGGCCATTAGCAGATGGGAAAGAATCCCACTAAGTGAACGTAAGGCTTCAGGAAGAAGGGAGAAAAAAGAAGCGAGCGACATGCCGAAACCtactcggtgtcaaaagaaagccaGCCACCGGCTCCACTTTTCCTCCCGAGTCCTCGTTTCACACGCCGACTTTAATCTACGTGCATTATGGCCTCTGATTTGGACTGGTGGCCATGCAAAGAATGCCTATAAAAACCCTTGTGCTGCCACTCTTCGTGACCACACCTCATCCTCTCAGTTCTCTGCTTAGCTAGTAGTGTAGCTACGATGGCTGGCGTGACTCGAGTTAGGCTTTGGGCTCTTGCCTtcgtcgctctccttggcctccaGGTAGCCTTGGCCACTAGATCCCTTCTTGGAACTAGCGGAGGaggtggcggcggtggaggaggtgGTGGCGGAGGTGGTGGATCTGGTGCCGGTGGGTCTGGATATGGCTCCGGCTCCGGATCTGGATACGGAGAGGGTGTCGGCGGGGGGAGTGCTGGAGGGTACGGTAGAGGCGGTGGCGGAGGGGGTGGCGGTGGAGAGGGAGGCGGTGCAGGTGCTGGCTCTGGTTCCGGGCATGGCTACGGCTCCGGCTCCGGATACGGTGAGGGTGTTGGTGGCGGGAGTGCTGGAGGGTACGGTAAGGGAGGAGGCGGTGGCGGCGGTGGGGGAGAAGGAGGAGGGGCAGGAACTGGCTCTGGTGCCGGGCATGGCTATGGCTCCGGATACGGTGAGGGTGCTGGTGGTGGGAGTGCCGGAGGATACGgccgtggcggcggcggcggtggcggtggcggagaAGGGGGTGGTGAAGGCGCCGGGGCTGCGCACGGGTATGGGTCTGGGTCTGGTTACGGCAGCGGAGGAGGAAATGGCCACTACTAGGTCAAGCAAGGTTCGGTGGCTTCAAGTAGTACGTGTAATAAGAGCTCTCATGCTGAACCTTTAAAGCCGCTGTAGGTTTAATTGGAGGTGGTGAAATCAGTGATGTTTGTGCGTGTGTGTAATGAATGCCAAATAAGTGAAAATGAAAGCTTATGTTCTCATGTTATAACGTAAGCGTACTCGTTGACACGAGGAATGCTTTTAAGTGAATGTGTGTTTCTGCTGTTGCTCTTCTTATCTTTGCATACAAATCCTCATGCGGTGTTGTTGCTAATCCAAAGATGGTGAGACCGAACAATTTCGTATGGAACTGCGAAATAAttagagaaataaaaaaagagagagagaatgagttcttgtTAGAGGGTCGACGCTTCAGTTAACCGACATAGTCTAAACTCGAGAGCGTAGGAGTGTCCTAAGTGGTTTCAAAGGTGATTTTAAGATAACTCTGAGATGACTTCGAGGTAGAGGTATCGATCTCTCGGGGCACTACCTATATTAAGATTGATGTTGGAAGAATTTCTTTAACTCGATCCCTCCAACACTCCAATTAGTGAACGAGGTTTGTAGTGGGCAAGGATTTTTCTTGGGAATAGAACCTTCTGGTATAGCATAAGGGGTCAGCTTTTATACCTAGTCTCGGAGGGGATAATCTGTAACTACCCCCAAACGTAtccttttgatattttatttatgtgGGCGATCAGAGGAAGACAGCCTCCTTGGACTGTTATCCACGGGGGTAGACAGGTAAAGGGTGACTTGGACCTTTTTTTCTACGACAACTTCCACGTGGCAATCAGATGACGAATGATGATTAGCCATTAATATATTTCCTATCATTTGTCTTCTATCCCTCTCCCAcccctccctcccccccccccccctttctctCCTATTAAAGGGGTCCAAAGTGTAACATTTAATTCATCTGACATACCTATTGCTAACCTATTCTTTTATAACATAAAGGAGACATACATTAGCATAGGCAGGTTTTCCCAACTCACGCGCCTCAAGCACATTTCACATTGTGACTCCTTATAGCAGATTTCTTTTCCCGCGAGTCAAGTTTTCCCGCCTCGTGCCTCGATCATAATGGATTCATCTTGGTGCGGGTCAGGTTTTCTTGGCTCACACGCCTTAGACACATTTCGCCCTACGTCTCCATTGTAACAGATTCCTTTTAGCGTGAGTTAAAAATTTCCAACTCACACACCTCGGGCATATTTCGCCTTACGCCTCTGCCATAGCGGATTCCACTTGGCGTAAGTCGGGTTTTCCCGACTCACACGCCTTTAGCACATTTTGCCTTGTGTCTTCATCGTAGAGGATTTTTCTTGGCATGGGTCGAGTTTTCTAAACTCATGCCTTGAGCACATTCCACCCTATGCCTTTGCTATAAAAGATTCATCTTGGCATAAGTTGGGTTTTTTCGACTCACATACTTCAGACGCATTTTGCCCTATTCTTTTATTGTAATGAATTTCTCTTAAAGCGGGTCGGGTTTTCCCTACTCACACGCTTGGGGCATATTCCGCCCGACACCTCTATCATAGCGGATTTCAAATCTTTTGTTTGTCATGGTGGTCCAAGTCCTCCCTCGGCCATGGTGGATTTTAGAGCATCTTCCTGTCGTGGCGAGCTTCAAAGTCCTTCCTCCACTATGACAAATTTCAAATTCTCTTACTATTGGTGTCTCGTAAGAATTGCTCTTGATCATGGGAGAAGAGAGATCGATATCCTTTTTATAAATCCTACCCCCCGTGGAGCAGGATTCATTCTTCCATTTGAGCCTCCAGAGTCTAGAGTCCCTAGAGCCTCGAGAGCTTTCAGCCTTACCCCCAGGGGCCTCCTTAGGAGCACCTCCCACCTTGCCCTAGTTCCTAATAAGGCAAGTCGATATTTGAGTCCCTCGCCCTAGCATTAGTTATGCTCTTTTGTCTTAGATCGGGATGTCTCTTCTTTCTTATACAAGTTCTTCCTGATCCTCTAGCTGCTAGTTGGTCGAGGTTTCTACTCCATCCTCAAATAGTTTAAGGGCGGAGGAGGATGAGTCCTCCTTTTCATCAGAGGAGGCATCTACCATAAACCAGAGGGTTCTTTAGGACTTGGAGTCCATGAGAAATTTGCATGACTATGGTTCAGTGATAAGCATACCTCTCTTAGATCGCCTGGGAACTAGATATTGTATAACAACCGAGTTCCATCTATAAGTTCCCAAACCTTATCAACACCCTTTTGATCTTGCTCTCAAGTCTTTCTACTTATCATGTGATGCATTTGAGGCAAGATTCCATTTTTCCCTCTACTTAGTGATAGTGTAATACCTCCAATGATGGgggatatcactttctcaaatagTGCTCAACTCATTATGCTATCTAATAGTGTTCATCGAAGAATGTCGACGTGCTACTATACCCAGCACCCTCTTTGTCACTTATTTTCAATTGTGCAAGGGAAGAAGTAGCTACTACTTAGCTACTTGGGAGAGGGTTTCTAGGTCAGTGATGTACCTTCCAACAACAAAGTTAGAATGAGCGCTTCTTTCTCATGAGTTTAAGTCAAAAGACGAGGGATTCAACCTCGCATGATCAATACATTACATTAATAACACCCCTCCCTTCGTGTCTGATAAGGAGGTAGATTTAGAGTTTCGATTGAGGGATATACTTTCTTCCTTCGAGATAGTCCGAAAGATGGATAAGGACTAGTTGATCAATGCAGGTTTTAGCCCAACTCCTCAGGGTATGACCCAAACCTCCTATCACttaacattttttattttaacctTCAGCTTTGTGATTTGCATAATCTATAGGCATAAAATCTGTACTACCTAAAAAGGAAGGTGCTTGGCTCCTCATTAACGTGACGGAGCCCTATTTGGCCCTAACAACCACTCATAAGCCATTAGTAAAGGTGTTGGATCCACCTCGACCTAGTCATCATGGCAACATTGACTAACTAAGAAAGAAACACAAGGTTATAGTGAGAAAGGCTTGATAATCTCAAAGGGACGACATACCCGAAGAGTCAACTTGGGAGATGGAGCCTCCCCTAGAGGTCGAAGTTATAGATCGTTCTTGAGGAAAAGGGGGAGCATGTCACAATCGATGATGGACCTATGCAAGGG belongs to Musa acuminata AAA Group cultivar baxijiao chromosome BXJ1-11, Cavendish_Baxijiao_AAA, whole genome shotgun sequence and includes:
- the LOC108951751 gene encoding glycine-rich cell wall structural protein 2-like codes for the protein MAGVTRVRLWALAFVALLGLQVALATRSLLGTSGGGGGGGGGGGGGGGSGAGGSGYGSGSGSGYGEGVGGGSAGGYGRGGGGGGGGGEGGGAGAGSGSGHGYGSGSGYGEGVGGGSAGGYGKGGGGGGGGGEGGGAGTGSGAGHGYGSGYGEGAGGGSAGGYGRGGGGGGGGGEGGGEGAGAAHGYGSGSGYGSGGGNGHY